From the genome of Pelobacter propionicus DSM 2379, one region includes:
- a CDS encoding nitroreductase family protein, whose amino-acid sequence MIRGSETRKADYPIDPLFLDRWSPRAMSGEEIPEQELMLLFEAARWAPSAYNNQPWRFLYGRWGSEQWPLFFDLLVPGNRVWAKNAAALVLIVSKTTFDHNGKPSITHSFDCGAAWGGLALQGTLRGYVVHGMQGFDYERARVTLAIPDDFRVEAMVAVGRPAPRETLPDELQQREAPSDRKKLAETVCEGKFRF is encoded by the coding sequence ATGATCAGAGGAAGCGAGACACGTAAAGCGGATTATCCCATTGACCCCCTGTTTCTTGACCGCTGGTCGCCGCGCGCCATGTCCGGCGAGGAGATCCCTGAGCAGGAGCTGATGCTGCTCTTCGAGGCGGCGCGTTGGGCGCCATCGGCATACAACAACCAGCCCTGGCGGTTTCTGTACGGCAGGTGGGGGAGTGAGCAGTGGCCGCTGTTCTTCGACCTGCTGGTTCCGGGGAACAGGGTCTGGGCAAAAAACGCAGCGGCACTGGTGCTGATCGTGTCCAAGACCACCTTTGACCACAACGGCAAGCCCTCCATCACCCACTCCTTTGACTGCGGCGCAGCCTGGGGGGGTCTGGCCCTTCAGGGCACACTCAGGGGCTATGTGGTGCACGGCATGCAAGGGTTCGATTACGAGCGTGCCAGGGTGACACTCGCTATTCCCGACGACTTCCGTGTGGAGGCCATGGTTGCCGTGGGCAGGCCGGCTCCCCGGGAAACGCTGCCCGACGAGCTTCAGCAGCGCGAGGCTCCCAGCGACCGCAAGAAACTGGCGGAGACGGTCTGTGAGGGCAAATTTCGTTTCTGA
- a CDS encoding (2Fe-2S)-binding protein: MLIDVTFELNGKTVTITTHPLRRLLDILRDDLRLTGTKEGCGEGECGACAVLLDRHLVNACLIAAASLEGKSVLTIEGYRETERFAVLSKAFARAGSVQCGFCTPGMVMAAEALLRRTPHPTEEQVREGLTGNLCRCTGYNMIVDGIMLAAQEGDGLW; the protein is encoded by the coding sequence GTGCTGATTGATGTTACCTTTGAGCTGAATGGCAAAACCGTCACCATCACCACCCATCCCCTGCGGCGTCTGCTGGACATCTTGCGGGATGACCTGCGGCTCACCGGAACCAAGGAGGGGTGCGGCGAAGGGGAGTGCGGGGCCTGCGCCGTGCTGCTGGACCGGCACTTGGTCAACGCCTGCCTGATAGCGGCGGCTTCCCTGGAGGGAAAGAGCGTGCTGACCATCGAGGGGTACCGGGAGACGGAGCGTTTCGCAGTCTTGAGCAAGGCTTTTGCCCGGGCCGGGAGCGTGCAGTGCGGCTTCTGCACGCCGGGCATGGTCATGGCCGCCGAGGCCCTGCTGCGACGCACTCCCCATCCCACGGAAGAACAGGTGCGGGAGGGGTTGACGGGGAATCTCTGCCGCTGCACCGGGTATAACATGATCGTGGATGGAATCATGCTGGCGGCACAAGAGGGGGACGGATTATGGTAG
- a CDS encoding Hpt domain-containing protein, translated as MKGATAMQHDDPEVSTQPGAIDWSVLDSMKMFQQPGKPDLRKQLMSLYLSSSPELMQGIRNSVATLDGQALMHAAHALKSSSMSLGATTLSEQCSSLEQLGRAKTLDNAPALLDRAETEFAAVCSAFRQALDVDVP; from the coding sequence GTGAAAGGAGCGACCGCCATGCAGCATGATGATCCGGAAGTTTCCACCCAGCCGGGAGCCATCGACTGGAGCGTGCTCGACAGCATGAAGATGTTCCAGCAACCGGGAAAACCGGACCTGCGGAAGCAGTTGATGTCCCTCTACCTCAGCTCATCGCCGGAACTCATGCAGGGAATCAGGAACTCTGTCGCCACGCTGGACGGGCAGGCGCTCATGCACGCGGCCCATGCCCTCAAATCCAGCAGCATGAGCCTTGGCGCAACGACGCTCTCCGAACAGTGTTCCTCCCTTGAACAGCTCGGACGGGCCAAGACCCTTGACAACGCGCCGGCCCTGCTGGATCGGGCCGAGACCGAATTCGCCGCCGTCTGCTCCGCCTTCCGCCAGGCCCTTGACGTGGATGTCCCGTAG
- a CDS encoding MFS transporter gives MNDLSLSPSATGLGQIKSGSGTYHRANLAFFAAGFVTFVTLYDMQPLLPEFAREFRVSPALSSLPLSVATATLSIAMLFAGTLSETLGRKQVMTAALFLSSLLTMLTSVCHDFGALLGLRLLQGAVLAGLPAVAMAYLSEEMETSALGAAMGLYISGNAVGGMAGRLYTAAATDLWNWQSALASIGVFCLALSCFFVKSLPPSHLRKRPFEFRYLFSSLARHLGDPLLLCLYGIAFMVMGSFVTLFNYLTFRLLAPPHGLSQSQVSLVFLVYLLGSLSASLAGRMVNRFGRRAIIRVSLLAMAAGVLVTLAGSLLGIVSGVGIFTIGFFGVHSVASSWVGRRASTAKAQASALYLFFYYLGSSISGTAGGIFWLHWGWWGVVGLIVLLVLLAMILLVPLSRLQGRGGAGAEKCSPI, from the coding sequence ATGAACGACCTCTCCCTTTCTCCCTCCGCAACCGGCCTGGGCCAGATCAAGAGCGGCAGCGGAACCTACCACCGCGCCAACCTGGCCTTCTTTGCCGCCGGCTTTGTCACCTTCGTGACTCTCTACGACATGCAGCCGCTGCTGCCGGAGTTTGCCCGCGAGTTCAGGGTCTCTCCTGCCCTGAGCAGCCTGCCGCTCTCCGTGGCCACCGCCACGCTCTCCATCGCCATGCTGTTCGCCGGCACCCTGTCGGAGACCCTGGGCCGCAAGCAGGTGATGACCGCCGCGCTTTTCTTGAGTTCCCTGCTGACGATGCTGACCTCCGTCTGCCACGATTTCGGCGCCCTGCTTGGGCTACGGCTCTTGCAGGGGGCGGTGCTGGCCGGGCTGCCGGCCGTGGCCATGGCCTACCTGAGCGAAGAGATGGAGACCTCGGCGCTGGGGGCTGCCATGGGACTCTACATCAGCGGCAATGCCGTGGGAGGCATGGCCGGTCGGCTCTACACCGCGGCGGCCACCGACCTGTGGAACTGGCAATCGGCACTGGCCAGCATCGGCGTCTTTTGCCTCGCCCTGAGCTGCTTCTTCGTCAAGAGCCTGCCCCCTTCCCACCTGCGTAAGCGCCCCTTCGAGTTCCGCTACCTGTTCAGCTCTCTTGCCAGGCACCTGGGGGACCCGCTGCTGCTCTGCCTCTACGGCATAGCATTCATGGTGATGGGCAGTTTCGTGACCCTGTTCAACTACCTCACCTTCCGGCTGCTGGCTCCCCCCCATGGCCTCAGCCAGAGCCAGGTCAGCCTGGTCTTCCTGGTCTATCTGCTGGGCTCCCTGAGCGCCTCCCTGGCGGGGCGGATGGTGAACCGCTTCGGCCGCCGGGCCATTATCCGTGTTTCCCTGCTGGCCATGGCCGCCGGTGTGCTGGTGACCCTGGCCGGCTCGCTGTTGGGGATCGTTAGCGGGGTGGGCATATTCACCATCGGTTTCTTTGGCGTCCATTCGGTGGCTTCCAGTTGGGTGGGGAGACGCGCCTCAACGGCCAAGGCCCAGGCCTCGGCCCTGTACCTCTTCTTCTATTATCTGGGATCGAGTATTTCCGGGACAGCTGGCGGGATATTCTGGCTGCATTGGGGCTGGTGGGGCGTGGTGGGGCTGATTGTCCTCCTGGTGCTGCTGGCTATGATTCTGTTGGTGCCGCTCTCCCGGTTGCAGGGGAGGGGTGGGGCGGGGGCCGAGAAGTGCTCTCCAATTTGA
- a CDS encoding FAD binding domain-containing protein, producing the protein MVGAFRPQTLQQALDIRGSRMTTLFAGGSDLMVRHRSWSGIPPALPAPALMIGHIEELRNISADGDTLRIGACATLGEILGHPAVPDYVRLPLSRMASPSIRAIATLGGNIANASPAGDSLPMLYALDARLELRSCSHTEEVDVADFIGGPGRTILEDDQILTRIHIPLAQFTHLLFEKVAGRRANSIAKLSLYVVARISGPRVEEVRVAFGAVAPTVVRNREAEALLARTEAAHLPGRVEQVKACYAPLITPIDDQRSTREYRRDVALGLLERFLLGLR; encoded by the coding sequence ATGGTAGGAGCATTCAGACCACAGACCCTGCAGCAGGCGCTGGACATTCGGGGCAGCCGCATGACGACCCTCTTTGCCGGCGGCAGCGACCTGATGGTCAGGCACCGCAGCTGGAGCGGCATCCCCCCTGCCCTGCCCGCTCCGGCGCTGATGATCGGCCATATTGAGGAGTTGCGGAACATCAGTGCCGATGGTGACACGCTCCGCATCGGCGCCTGCGCCACCCTGGGGGAGATACTCGGCCATCCCGCCGTCCCGGACTACGTCAGGCTCCCCTTAAGCCGCATGGCCTCCCCATCCATCCGCGCCATCGCCACCCTGGGGGGCAATATCGCCAACGCCTCGCCGGCCGGCGACAGCCTGCCCATGCTCTACGCCCTGGACGCCCGCCTGGAGCTGCGATCATGCTCCCACACGGAAGAGGTGGATGTGGCAGACTTCATCGGCGGGCCGGGCAGGACGATACTTGAGGACGACCAGATCCTCACCCGCATCCATATCCCCCTGGCACAGTTCACCCACCTGCTGTTCGAAAAGGTGGCCGGCCGCCGCGCCAACAGCATTGCCAAGCTCTCCCTGTATGTCGTGGCCAGGATAAGCGGCCCCAGGGTTGAGGAGGTACGGGTTGCCTTCGGTGCGGTGGCTCCCACCGTGGTCAGGAACCGGGAGGCCGAGGCCCTGTTGGCCAGGACAGAGGCGGCACACCTACCCGGGCGAGTGGAACAGGTGAAGGCCTGCTACGCCCCCCTGATCACCCCTATCGACGACCAGCGCTCCACCCGGGAGTACCGCAGAGACGTGGCCCTGGGGCTTTTGGAGCGGTTTCTGCTGGGGCTCCGTTAG